One Drosophila teissieri strain GT53w chromosome X, Prin_Dtei_1.1, whole genome shotgun sequence genomic window, ttataacaaGCATTATAACGCAACTTTACACGACTTGCTTATCTGGCTATGGCCCTCTCTTTCCCACCATCGCTCCATCTCACTCGCTGCTTTTCGCACGCTactctgttgctgttgttgttttcatttcccattttttttttgttaattcaTTATTGAGGCCAATTGAATTTGTGTGAAGcagagtgtgcgagtgtgtgtgtatctggctgggtgtgcgtgcgtgtgtgtgtgtctagcAGCGTGCTTGAATGAGTGACGCAGCGACGGAGAGACAAaaagacggacggacggacttgcctgcgctgcgctgcgtgGACGAGTACCCGGCAAGAGACTATGCAACACGTTTAAATATGCGCAACCGACGAGCGACGAACAACAACACGAATGCCGAACGAAAGGGAGAGAGAGCAcagaaacggaaaaaaaataaccgcacacacacacacacgtgcacactcacacgcacgtACACATACCAACGCAAGTAATttggaagaagaagcagatGACGGCAAAGAAGACGAAGCAGTGGAGGaggcaaaagcagaagcaaaaagcagcagctgaGCAGAGACAGAGAGTTTGATGACGTCGCCTGCCAAAGTCTAACTGTTCGTGGCACACAgacacgctcacacacacacacaatacataaaaatgtacGGATGAACTGGCCATATCCCCTCCCCATTTCCACCCCCTCCTCACACCACCACTGcatttttctttgcctttttttcGCGTCTTTTTATCGATGAGTGCTGGCTGTACtggtgttgttcttgttgtttggGTCACAAGTTCGCGATGTCGGCTTATCCGAACTTTCCAATGACCTACACTTGAGATACAATTTAGAAacatatgttcatatataatatgtatttatatgtagCTTGAAACTATAGAATGAAACAACTTTTTACTAACTATCCCACTAGcgacatttaaaatgtaatttctatacattgattttcatttagatttacattttatgtacactcagtatatgtatgttatatgtatgtataaccaaagtatatgtatattttataggTATTATAAGCATTGTACATTAGCCAAACTCATATGCCCAGTAGTAATAGGTGTAGGGCACAAAGCGCTGCGGGGAAAGCACACAGCAAACGGAAAAACACGAGTTTCCTTCCAGGccgaaagtaaataaaataatatcgGTAGTGTatcataaatttgaaaatattttctatggGCACCTTCACAGCATATACATAGCACTCTACAGAGTTTCCAATATTgctatgtacatacgtatgtatgtacgtatgttacatatgtatgtgtatgtacggCTTTGTTGGAACAAAATGAATATTCTATTATGTTCCGAGTGGAGTGTATTGTAATGTCAAGAGACTAGCTCAGCATCTGCGGCTAATTTGTGAAAGGTGTGCCGATCGGAAAAGCCTAATTGACCACTTGGACATTGGCAAAGGTGTAAGCCATGTGCAGAGAGATCGAAACCAAAGGGAGACCAGTGATGACAATGGAGAGGGAGCAATATCAATTACAACGGGGAGAGGGGGACCAGGTGGTCCAGCGTCCGGAGTTGCCAACTGTCACCGAAGGACACGGCGAAGAGGAGAGCGCGAGAAGTGGGGGAGGATGAGAAGAGAACCggagcggaggagcaggagcaggagcagaagatAAGATATGGAGAAGGTGCCAACTAATTTATGACGCGTTCTTTAAAACACCTTTTTGGGCCGATTGACGGATGCGATGAAAACTTACAGCAAAGAAATgccaacccacacacacacacatacatatgtatgtgtgcagAGGAAAATGCGGCGAAAAGAAAGTGGAGAAGGGAAGTGGAGTTCGGTAAGTTCCCAAGGGCTGGAAAACGCAGTAGGTGGGAGAAAGAGGGAAAGCCTGGGGAAAAGAGAGTGATggaaagagcgagagagagctacagcagctgctgcaggcgAATGAAAGTGCATAAAAGGCAGCCAACTAAAGTGTGCATCGTTGTTGATATTTATGTCTATGTATTAacaatacatatgtacatataaacatatatccACGTTCCTTTGTGTGCAAACTTGGTAAGCAATTTTTTCCCTCGTTTTTGAGACTCTGTTGTAaattgcaagtgcaactgcagctaAAACACGAAGAATCGAGCGAGTGAATCCGAAAATGATAAGCTAAAGATGGGGATACTGATAATGAAAGCGGGAACAGAACCGGgtaaaacaacagcagcaaccgcaaaaaCTTGATGGGGAAAAGTGGCGTTAAAACTGCGCTTAACCcactatgtatgtacatatttccAAACGAATTTAGCGATAAACATTTGAAAactatacatttataaattaagttttaacTAGAAATTACATTATTACCAGTTACCTAAACAGTTTTTAAAGTTTCTTCGAAAGCATAGCTTTAGTTAAACTGGAGAAACACCTGTTCCACCTGGTACTACCCTTAAATTTCGACAGGTGCGACTTTGTGGCAATGCTCTAGACTTGAATAGATATTTCCCTATTATAGCTTAACCGTCCAACCCTTATTTGTTTGTACACATATCAAAATTCCAAATCATGAAAAACACAAATTTCTATGCATATACTGGGATTAGTTCAAGTGTATCATTCAAAAAGATAACCGAATATTTCAGTTCGCATGCTTGTTTTCCATCCAAAAAGGTACTCACTTAGAGCGTTTGGTAATTGACACACAGAGGGTTAAAGGTGGCAATGGGGTGGTGGGAGTTGAGAGGAGTGGGTGCACTGTGGAGGCGGGTGGGAAGTGGAGAGGTGGGCACACACTCACATTAACACCGGCACACCAACACTTAGTAACGCTCTCAGGTGCTGCGGGCGCATTAGCCGAAAGCAGAAAGCAAAGTGCAGCGGAGAGTGGTAAGAGGAGAGGAAAGCTGTGGgcagaagagaagagaagtgATGCGAGTGGGAAGATTGCGGTGGAAAGTGCTGCGGGTGGTTTGAATGGGGGGGGAAAGGGGTGGTATGCACGGGGAAGGGGCGTCTAATGGGGAAACCGAGGTCGAACGGATGTCCGGTTCCCATTGATTGGCCAGAGTGTCCCCACTGAAAGGGGGGAGGAAGTGGGGTTAATAGAATCAAAGAGTTACGCAGCAAATCTGCATAAATTTAAGATTTGTGTTGAGAAACTATGTACGCAGATGGTAAAACAACTTTTTCCTCAAACGTTTGATGGCGCAAATACCTTTCAACGATATGTAAGAGAAAATTCCAGAAGCGAAGCGCACCGAAATTGTAAATAGCCATTAGTCACAGTCAAAACCGAAGGAACAGTTTTATTACTCGTAAGTGTAGTTTCGAAATTGCTTAAACACTTAGCAGTTTTAACAACGTAAATGACGTAATATTGGCAAATGTTAACCATTTCTAAGCGGTAAGATCTCTTGTTCATGTTCTACTTTACGTATATTGCAACcctatacacatatgtacatacatatgtatgtacatacatacgttcATAAAGCTCGGTAAGTCCTCCTAGTTCTACTTCTTCGTGTAACAAATATCGCCATTCTGTTCCCTGCGCAATCGTGAAGCTTGCCACAATCATTGCAAACGGCAGAGCCGCCCATCCGCCCACCGCGCCAGTCCACTTTTTTgaaccacccaccgcccaatCCAATATTTTCCATTGATGGTTAAGCGAACGGTCTACATCCACgcatacatagatacatatgtgtatatgtatgtacatgtgtacgCCTAgattcatacatacatacatgcagaCAGACGCACACATGCAGGCACATGTTTAGTCGTGTTTACATAGCAAAGCGCGCACGAAACGGGGCCTTTCGTAACTCTCGCTTCTCACGCTGTCTCCCTCTTTCTCCCCCCAACCCCTCGCACTTACACCCTCTCTCTCGCACTCTCTTACACTCTTCGTTCGCATCGATGACGACTGACGACGTCGAATGCGTATGCCCACCACTACAGATGCACATTTCGCACACTCAACCGTTGCACATAGCATACATATagatttatgtacatatgtatgtcggTATCTACATATAGCATATTGGTATGTAGGAATATCCCACTTTTAGAAGGGGGTTTACATAGCCGtggaggaaaaaaaaaaccccataCAAAATCGACAAAAACATCTACCACACAAAGTACGAGaaatacccacacacactcacacaccatCACGCACAGCTGACTAATTAGCAAGGCAAGTCGCCCAAAATCAAAACCCCCACTCAAATTCAAGAGAGATGCCACGAAATCGGGAGCCCGTAGAACGAAAGAATGAAAGAAAGCCACGCACTGGAGAGTTGCTCGTACAATCTGAAAAGCCCGGGAGACACCTGAAACCAAAGCCGAAAGATACCAATAAACTGCAGTGCCTACTGTTGACATTCGACTTTTGGATACCCTAAACAGCTATTTGgtgtacatatttacatattcaaATCGTGTGTCGGTTTGTATTGCGTACGCTTATTACACTTTCGTAAAAATACAATATGATTTAAGCAAAATAGGGTATACAATATATACAGTTGTTCAAATAGAACCTTTAATAGGCGAAAGTTAGTTTTAAGTGAAGCTAAATGGACATTGCATTAAGTAAAATATTGCAATGTGTTTTTGGCACAACTGTAAGTATAGTTTTCGATACCAAAGAACACCTCTTTTGATCCGACTGTACTTTTCGGGACTCGTTATTAACTGGCAGTTAACTTTTTAGTCCCGTGTGATGGAGGCACAATGGAATTCGACAAGGGGGATTTGGACTCttggctaattaaatttttttttttggtaaatgtTTAGAGTCGGGGGGCGACCTTTCGGAGCTGCGCCCGTTCGTGTACTCGTGTATCGCAAACGATGTTCGTGTACGGGCTCGTTCGCTCCCGGTTTTCTCTGCCTTCTGGAACGGGGCCTGTCTTGAAAGCCGCAGAGCGCGCGAATACCGAAAACTTCTTGCATTCGATGGTGCGAAAGGGACGGGAAGTGTGATGGCATGTGGGCAAGGGAGAGGGCTAGAGCGAGGAGAGGTGGCCATCGAATGCTAAGCAGGGGCCTTTGCtattgcttttgctgcttgcCAAAAATAGAGCCGCCCCCGCCACGCCTTCGCCCACAAAGAgtagccacccacccacacccgcacaaaagcaacaacatcatcatcacacCACCAATACCaaaaccaataccaatactGTGACCCAGCCAGCTCTGTGTGAACccgtgactgtgtgtgtgcgtgggtctTGTACATAGCATAGCTTAAGCTTTCCTTGTACCGTGGTTAAAATGCCAGGGAAAATGGCCATGGATATaagatataaatatgttcATATGTGTCCACTAAATGTGTAACGTAAAAACGCTTAATTTATGGATAAATTAATACAATGTTTACCATATTTTCCGCAATTTTCATCAGTACGGCACAAAATGGCTTTCCTATTTTGGACCTGCTTGATTAGAAGATTGTCTTacttattatatttaaaataattcgtGTTTTAGAGCAAACGTTAACAAgtataaaaagttaaaattcgaaatatgtatgtatgaatatcTTAATACCTTAAATTTGCGGTGAaagatttaataaattgtattttctttcAAAATCGTTACCATAAAatggtattttatttttcccctcAATAATTTCAGTAAGTTGCAAAAGTTTTACCCACTGTGGGTTGTAActcggcagcgacgtcgacgccgGCGTCGCAGCTTAGAGCTAGTCGATGAGCggaaggagagagagagagcaggaGGTCGTGGAGGAGGCGAGAAGGCGAGGAGGGTGAGTGAGAACGATGGCAGAGGAGGAAAATGCACAAGCCGGGGGAAAGGGGCGCGAAAGGGAGacgagcagcaacaacaacaattcgGCAAAATGTTCGTGGCAGCGTTGCAGCGACGCCGACTGCGCTGCgggtgtttgtttttttctgttgtgtTTTCCGTTCGTCGTATTTcgtgttttccgtttttcttTTGCGCTCTGCATCCGCTGCCGCAGTCGGCGTCGCTGCCGTCGCGCTGCgccagtgtgtgtgagcgcactgttatgtgtgtgtgtgccgcaCACATTTTTCAGTTGACTTCGTTGAAATAATTTTCGTAACAACGATCACACTCGTTTGTGTATTGCGAAGACGGGCGGACGTACGTCGGCGTCGAATGCGGAAAAAGCGCTAAAGCGAACTAGCGAAAAAGTGCGAATACCAAAATCAAAAGAGAGCCAAAcaacttgttttattttttttcaccaCGAGCGTCGtcgcgacaacaacaaaaaggaatttaataaaccaaaaacaaacgagaaatagagagagagaaagcAGCAACTAAATATAACaacaaatgcattaaatagttttgttttttttttgccacacTGCCAAAATGCAGTTAGCGTTTGTTTGTGTAAGTGtaccacatacatacataatgtataatttatatgccaaaaacaacaacaacagcagcattgtgtgcaaaatgttgaaatgtgctcgaaaaacaacaaaaaattaagtgCGCGCATtaacacacgcacacttgcaaaggaaaacagctaaaacaagagagcacgtgtgtgtgtgcgtgcgtgttgCGAGCCGGCCAGTGTGACCGTTTGTGtgcgagaaagagaaagagcgaACAAGCCGgctgtgtatttttttgtagttctgtttaattaacaaacaaattatatatataaaaaaaaaatcaataaataatacacTTGCCAAAGGAATTTCATTTTGATGtgtgaataattaaaaaaaatcttaaatgCATAAAGCAGCGTttcttataaatgtatatgtatatatgtatatgtatatacatatgtatatttttgacatCAACACAATTGAcatatcaaattgaaatgctggCATTTGCAATCGAGCCGTCGTCCTAACAACCCAATTTTTCAATACAGCTCCTGAAATAAACCCAAACCCCAAAATCGTGAATATCGTGAAGCCTGGAAAAGGATAACGCAAGATTACACAGAGCGCGAGCGAGACAGCATTCTAGAGcaaaagagcgagagagtgTGTCGAGGAGCGATGGCCAGCGAGGATGTGCAGATCACTAGCGTCATCGATGCCAATGGCCAGAGTCTACCGCTCCACGGCAACAGTTTGGGCGGTCCCGTGGGCCCGCCCGTCAAACAGGAGCGTCCCGATGACGCCGAGATCCGCGAACTGGCGGCCAAAATGaaggagcagcaaaagcaacaggcCGCCCAGCAGGCATCCCGTCAAGCGGCCATGCAGCACTCGAATGGGGGCGCCAATGCGGCTGCCTCGGCCGGTGGCAACATGCAGCCACCGATCacaaatggcaatggccagACCAATATCATGAGCTACCTATCTCGTCATCAGAAACTACCCAACGGCACCATGCAGGTGGTGCCCGCCTTGGCCTCCAATGGCCGTTCGAATGGAGCCGTCAGCGATTCCGGCTCGGACAAGAAATCCTCGACGGGACCCTGCGACGAGGAGTCCATACAAGGCCACTTCGGCTGGGCCCAATTCGGCAAGGTATCCATACCGTACATCTATCGGCAATCGGAGAAGTACTGCTCCGTGCGCATGATCGAGCTGAAGCTGCTGGGCAAATACCTCAACTGCCTGCATCCGGATATCTACTCCAGCTGCACCTGCGTGCGCAGCTACTACATCACCGATGCGGAGGCGCGTCTCTTCATCGAGATCAATCATAAGCACTGCGACGGCGAGTTCGGTCGCGACATCTTCAACCAAAAGGATCTGGTTGTGCGTCTCAGTGACGCATCCAAGTTCTATCAGTTCCTGGACATTTGCTACAGGAAACTGGTCTCCGGCAGCAAGACGCCGTCGGAGAAGTGCGGCTTCATTCGCATCAACAAGGAGTCGGTGGTGCCCTACACTGTGCGCAACAATCAGCAGGTTGTGCCGCTCTTCTATTTTGAAGGCGAGACCGAGAATCTGAAGACCAAGGCCGAACTGCTCAATGGCTGGGACCTGGCCTATCTAAAGTTCTGCTGCAAGGTGCAGGGTATACGCAACGAGCTCTTCTCCAGCGAGAATGTTGCGGTCATTTCGCTGACCGACATCAAGAGCTACTTCCCAAATGGCACCGAATTCGAGGACTACTGGCCCAGCAAGGTGGTCGACTCGAATCTGCTGATTGGCAATCGCGCCAATGTCAATAACTCGGTCAACTGGACACGCCAGCCCTCGGCGCCGCCGCCAAAAGTGACCACCTCCGGTTCCGGATCGTCTGGCTCGTCCTCCTCCAGCGGCGGCAATCTGGGCCAGAACTCATCATCCGCCTCATCGTCGGCGAACTCCGCCGGTGGCCAACAGGTGTCCTCGAAATCGCAGCAACAGCacgctgcctctgccgccgcagcagcggcgACGGCGCATCAACAGCACCTGATGAAGCAACgcgccgccgcagcagcagctgtcgcCGGCGCCAATGGTGTGGCGAATGCGGCCAACAGTTTTGGGGCAGCCGCGGTGGCGGCCTTCAATTCCcaggcggcggcagcggcatcAATGCTGCAGCAGTCGCAGGGCAACAACAGGATGCTGTCGCAGGCCACCGTCCAGGCTTTGGCCAGCAGCGGATGGATGTCTGGACAGACGAACCTGCAGCTCCACGCCCAGATGATGGTGAGTACGAGGTTATGAAGCACTATACTAATAATTTGCCTAAATCTGCGTATAGCCCGTCTTTTG contains:
- the LOC122622959 gene encoding uncharacterized protein LOC122622959 isoform X4, with product MASEDVQITSVIDANGQSLPLHGNSLGGPVGPPVKQERPDDAEIRELAAKMKEQQKQQAAQQASRQAAMQHSNGGANAAASAGGNMQPPITNGNGQTNIMSYLSRHQKLPNGTMQVVPALASNGRSNGAVSDSGSDKKSSTGPCDEESIQGHFGWAQFGKVSIPYIYRQSEKYCSVRMIELKLLGKYLNCLHPDIYSSCTCVRSYYITDAEARLFIEINHKHCDGEFGRDIFNQKDLVVRLSDASKFYQFLDICYRKLVSGSKTPSEKCGFIRINKESVVPYTVRNNQQVVPLFYFEGETENLKTKAELLNGWDLAYLKFCCKVQGIRNELFSSENVAVISLTDIKSYFPNGTEFEDYWPSKVVDSNLLIGNRANVNNSVNWTRQPSAPPPKVTTSGSGSSGSSSSSGGNLGQNSSSASSSANSAGGQQVSSKSQQQHAASAAAAAATAHQQHLMKQRAAAAAAVAGANGVANAANSFGAAAVAAFNSQAAAAASMLQQSQGNNRMLSQATVQALASSGWMSGQTNLQLHAQMMAQQSHANANRVGSYREHMNNLMMSGSSRQPYSYNNPAISMSSVNNHSGGGGNAPPPLVRSAAGQNANHIFLTSYGMH
- the LOC122622959 gene encoding uncharacterized protein LOC122622959 isoform X2, which codes for MASEDVQITSVIDANGQSLPLHGNSLGGPVGPPVKQERPDDAEIRELAAKMKEQQKQQAAQQASRQAAMQHSNGGANAAASAGGNMQPPITNGNGQTNIMSYLSRHQKLPNGTMQVVPALASNGRSNGAVSDSGSDKKSSTGPCDEESIQGHFGWAQFGKVSIPYIYRQSEKYCSVRMIELKLLGKYLNCLHPDIYSSCTCVRSYYITDAEARLFIEINHKHCDGEFGRDIFNQKDLVVRLSDASKFYQFLDICYRKLVSGSKTPSEKCGFIRINKESVVPYTVRNNQQVVPLFYFEGETENLKTKAELLNGWDLAYLKFCCKVQGIRNELFSSENVAVISLTDIKSYFPNGTEFEDYWPSKVVDSNLLIGNRANVNNSVNWTRQPSAPPPKVTTSGSGSSGSSSSSGGNLGQNSSSASSSANSAGGQQVSSKSQQQHAASAAAAAATAHQQHLMKQRAAAAAAVAGANGVANAANSFGAAAVAAFNSQAAAAASMLQQSQGNNRMLSQATVQALASSGWMSGQTNLQLHAQMMAQQSHANANRVGSYREHMNNLMMSGSSRQPYSYNNPAISMSSVNNHSGGGGNAPPPLVRSAAGQNANHMSLAASAAYLQQHSSAVAQQQVAAAAVAQHQRLAAVAAHHAQQNGRSSSNSGNSGSSSNSTGNNNGTSNSGSSGNGSNGNGNASSNSASMHLQRHAALAHAAAAANAADSAQRLCVIPEIPTNNMNLTPYKVMKVCVDKHLVPCINMKAYNDSEQLMTLIEFQKNFFPSVPLDHCKRLIEALGVELYKANRRQVQILMEYDRNYNENMPLVQVRDIIKYMTQLTFMTRQSEQPPAKRTRTS
- the LOC122622959 gene encoding uncharacterized protein LOC122622959 isoform X3, giving the protein MASEDVQITSVIDANGQSLPLHGNSLGGPVGPPVKQERPDDAEIRELAAKMKEQQKQQAAQQASRQAAMQHSNGGANAAASAGGNMQPPITNGNGQTNIMSYLSRHQKLPNGTMQVVPALASNGRSNGAVSDSGSDKKSSTGPCDEESIQGHFGWAQFGKVSIPYIYRQSEKYCSVRMIELKLLGKYLNCLHPDIYSSCTCVRSYYITDAEARLFIEINHKHCDGEFGRDIFNQKDLVVRLSDASKFYQFLDICYRKLVSGSKTPSEKCGFIRINKESVVPYTVRNNQQVVPLFYFEGETENLKTKAELLNGWDLAYLKFCCKVQGIRNELFSSENVAVISLTDIKSYFPNGTEFEDYWPSKVVDSNLLIGNRANVNNSVNWTRQPSAPPPKVTTSGSGSSGSSSSSGGNLGQNSSSASSSANSAGGQQVSSKSQQQHAASAAAAAATAHQQHLMKQRAAAAAAVAGANGVANAANSFGAAAVAAFNSQAAAAASMLQQSQGNNRMLSQATVQALASSGWMSGQTNLQLHAQMMAQQSHANANRVGSYREHMNNLMMSGSSRQPYSYNNPAISMSSVNNHSGGGGNAPPPLVRSAAGQNANHISRAERPRQSGYRCLRYV